In the genome of Triticum urartu cultivar G1812 chromosome 5, Tu2.1, whole genome shotgun sequence, one region contains:
- the LOC125506804 gene encoding translation initiation factor IF-2-like has protein sequence MDGKRRRSARGGEVQRKNEREKGRTEANRREEGDAVRGLIRYFSVDGRPKRLFGRCLAEKAHFGRREAEVTIFGPASTDARFSAQLRVSSVNRGPKSPLRPIDISATTFHPYPGRRQKLPRTNGFHRAAVSASHCRRAPSPPPAAATRRPILPRPPRAVPTSHLPATRGSPASHLPATSRALASHLPTTSRGPASHLPPDEPSPRLPSPSDEPRPASPLRPMSQAPASQLLPSRRAPASQLPPSRCALTCRRSNRHEQEAIVTPSPVSTATSRCRARPPTTASTPVSRRCEPPPVAASKCGDLPAPRFGTGSSNESMSRRRSPGGRDGDVCMYTCVLEIGELIWWCVRAAAASSSGRSNSHPHSVQFINFIQFGEVEIGARWSVAVCVETARRNVTGWIPLFSDDLDLRLLLVSSCIQDDLDLLPLAVGTEGVVVT, from the exons ATGGATGGCAAACGGAGGAGATCAGCTAGGGGTGGTGAGGTACAGAGAAAAAACGAGAGAGAGAAAGGAAGAACAGAGGCGAACAGGCGAGAGGAAGGAGACGCCGTGCGGGGCCTTATCCGCTACTTTTCGGTCGATGGGAGGCCGAAAAGGCTCTTCGGCCGCTGCCTGGCCGAAAAGGCCCACTTCGGTCGCCGCGAGGCCGAAGTTACTATTTTTGGCCCGGCCTCCACCGACGCCAGGTTTTCGGCCCAGCTACGCGTGTCTTCGGTCAACCGCGGGCCGAAAAGCCCACTTCGGCCAATCG ATATTTCCGccaccactttccacccctatcCCGGCCGGAGACAAAAGTTGCCCCGCACCAACGGCTTCCATCGCGCCGCCGTCTCCGCCTCCCactgccgccgcgcgccgtcccCGCCTCCCGCGGCCGCCACGCGCCGTCCCATCCTACctcggccgccgcgcgccgtccCTACCTCCCACCTCCCGGCGACCCGCGGCAGCCCCGCCTCCCACCTCCCGGCGACGAGCCGCGCCCTCGCCTCCCACCTCCCGACGACGAGCCGCGGCCCCGCCTCCCATCTCCCCCCCGACGAGCCGTCCCCCCGCCTCCCATCTCCCAGTGATGAGCCACGCCCCGCCTCCCCCCTCCGGCCGATGAGCCAGGCTCCGGCCTCACAACTCCTGCCGTCACGCCGCGCCCCTGCCTCACAACTCCCGCCGTCACGCTGCGCGCTGACCTGCCGCCGCAGCAACCGCCACGAACAAGAAGCCATTGTCACCCCATCCCCAGTCTCCACAGCCACCAGCCGCTGTCGCGCTCGACCTCCAACCACCGCCTCCACGCCCGTCAGCCGCCGTTGTGAACCACCTCCAGTTGCGGCCTCCAAGTGCGGCGACCTCCCAGCCCCAAG GTTTGGGACTGGATCTTCTAATGAAAGCATGAGTAGAAGAAGAAGTCCAGGAGGGAGAG ATGGAGATGTGTGTATGTATACATGTGTTCTGGAGATAGGAGAACTTATCTGGTGGTGTGTGCGTGCTGCTGCTGCATCCTCTTCCGGCCGCTCTAATTCACACCCTCA TTCGGTTCAATTTATAAATTTCATTCAGTTCGGCGAGGTGGAGATTGGGGCGCGGTGGAGTGTGGCCGTGTGTGTGGAGACGGCCCGCCGCAACGTCACCGGCTGGATCCCGCTCTTTAGT GACGACCTGGACCTTCGTCTGCTTCTCGTTTCCAGCTGCATCCAGGACGACCTGGACTTGCTGCCACTAGCTGTT ggtacagagggagtagttgttaCCTAG